A stretch of the Bacteroidota bacterium genome encodes the following:
- a CDS encoding ABC transporter substrate-binding protein yields MKKPLLYLSLFVFAVSCSSDEKKTDTRTVFKYNDMAGVSSLDPASAYNFENILAVNQLYNGLVEMDDALKIHPSIAKSWEILNDGMTYVFHLHTDVTFHDNEYFENGKGRKVVAKDFVYSFTRLQDPKVSKATTLLTYVNDRRPFEAPNDSTFIIHLDKPFTPFLGILTMKYFSVIPQEVVERYGEDFRRNPVGTGPFKFKMWNEGSKLVFVKNENYFEFENGKRLPYLDAVSISFIKDKETSFLEFLEGSIDMVSGIDAINTDEVFTVEGELKEKYKTAFKMQTQPYLKTDYLGFLIDENLPQFKKSPLKIKAIRQAINYGFDRKKMVMYLRKNLGTPATAGFIPPGLPSFNSSKVKGYDYNPDKVKELLFLAGFPDGKGLPDITLSTTEQYLELAEYIQSQLAEFGINIRIDVQKSTVLGDAIANSKLNFFRKSWVCDYPDEENFLSLFYSKNWSPKGFNYTHYKNPQFDLLYERSQSELNDSIRYDYYQQMDQLLIDNAPVVPLYYDQVVRLVQNNISGLTSNSMNLLSLKKVKKKAAK; encoded by the coding sequence ATGAAAAAGCCACTTTTGTATCTATCCTTGTTTGTTTTTGCTGTGTCTTGCTCGTCAGATGAGAAAAAAACAGATACAAGAACTGTGTTCAAATACAATGATATGGCCGGGGTGAGTTCGTTGGATCCCGCTTCCGCCTATAATTTTGAGAATATTCTGGCAGTAAATCAATTGTACAATGGATTGGTGGAGATGGACGATGCGCTAAAAATTCATCCTTCCATTGCAAAATCCTGGGAAATTTTAAATGATGGAATGACCTATGTTTTTCATTTGCATACGGATGTCACTTTCCACGATAACGAATATTTTGAAAACGGAAAAGGCAGAAAAGTGGTGGCTAAAGATTTTGTGTACAGCTTCACTCGATTGCAAGACCCAAAAGTTTCGAAAGCAACCACTTTGTTGACCTATGTGAACGATCGCAGGCCCTTCGAAGCTCCAAACGATTCCACTTTCATTATTCATTTGGATAAACCTTTTACACCATTTTTGGGAATCTTAACCATGAAATATTTTTCGGTGATTCCGCAGGAAGTTGTGGAACGCTATGGCGAAGACTTTAGAAGAAACCCTGTAGGAACCGGCCCGTTTAAATTTAAAATGTGGAACGAAGGTTCTAAATTGGTTTTTGTTAAAAATGAAAATTATTTTGAATTTGAAAATGGTAAACGTTTGCCTTATTTGGATGCGGTTTCTATTTCGTTCATAAAAGATAAAGAAACTTCATTCTTAGAATTTTTAGAAGGCTCTATTGATATGGTTTCCGGAATTGATGCAATAAACACGGATGAAGTATTTACAGTAGAAGGGGAGTTGAAAGAGAAATATAAGACCGCCTTTAAAATGCAAACCCAACCGTATTTAAAAACAGATTATTTGGGTTTCTTGATTGATGAAAATCTTCCTCAATTTAAAAAGTCGCCATTAAAAATTAAAGCAATCCGACAAGCAATAAATTATGGTTTCGACCGGAAAAAGATGGTGATGTATTTGCGCAAAAATTTAGGAACTCCAGCAACTGCAGGTTTTATTCCTCCTGGATTACCTTCTTTTAACAGTTCGAAAGTTAAAGGATACGATTACAATCCGGATAAAGTAAAAGAGTTGTTGTTTCTTGCCGGCTTCCCTGATGGAAAAGGATTGCCGGACATTACTCTTTCTACCACCGAGCAATATTTAGAGTTAGCAGAATACATTCAATCACAATTGGCAGAGTTTGGAATCAACATTCGTATTGACGTACAAAAATCAACTGTGTTAGGTGATGCGATTGCAAATTCTAAATTGAATTTCTTCCGCAAGTCGTGGGTTTGTGATTATCCCGATGAGGAGAATTTTTTATCTCTCTTCTATAGTAAAAATTGGAGTCCGAAAGGCTTTAACTACACCCACTATAAAAACCCACAATTTGATTTGTTGTATGAACGCTCACAATCCGAATTAAACGATTCTATCCGTTATGATTATTACCAACAAATGGATCAGTTGTTAATTGACAATGCACCTGTTGTTCCTTTGTACTACGATCAAGTAGTACGTTTAGTGCAGAATAATATTTCGGGGTTGACCTCCAATTCGATGAATTTACTTTCGTTGAAGAAGGTGAAGAAGAAGGCAGCGAAATAG
- the mtaB gene encoding tRNA (N(6)-L-threonylcarbamoyladenosine(37)-C(2))-methylthiotransferase MtaB, producing MKKVAFHTLGCKLNFSETSTIARLFEEQGYQKVDFKQPSDVYVINTCSVTANADKECKQIVKSALSISPEAYVVVVGCYAQLKPEEISNIEGVDLVLGASEKFKLLNYLTDLTKKSKAEIYSCEIEEANFFVDSYSFGDRTRVFLKVQDGCDYNCSFCTIPLARGNSRSDSIANAVKNANDIAKQDVKEIVLTGVNLGDFGNNASKEGNRKQETFLDLVQELDKVEGIERFRISSIEPNLLKDETIEFVSKSKRFVPHFHIPLQSGSNKMLKAMRRRYLRELYNDRVTKIKALMPHCCIGVDVIVGFPGETDEDFLDTYNFLNELPISYLHVFTYSERDNTDAIHLPNVVPVAIRKKRNKMLRILSAKKLRYFYEQHLGQTRTVLFESDNKDGFMHGFTDNYVKVKIPYNTDFINQLKKVELKELDADGSVLVTMSELTFA from the coding sequence ATGAAAAAAGTCGCATTTCATACATTGGGTTGTAAACTCAACTTTTCGGAAACGAGTACCATTGCTCGTTTATTCGAAGAGCAGGGTTATCAAAAGGTTGATTTTAAGCAACCTAGCGATGTCTACGTAATTAATACATGCTCCGTTACAGCAAATGCCGACAAAGAATGCAAACAAATCGTAAAATCGGCATTGAGCATTTCTCCTGAGGCGTATGTGGTGGTAGTGGGTTGTTATGCACAACTTAAACCAGAAGAAATTTCCAATATTGAAGGGGTTGATTTGGTTTTGGGTGCGTCCGAAAAATTCAAATTATTAAATTACCTGACCGATTTAACCAAAAAATCGAAAGCAGAAATATACAGTTGTGAAATTGAAGAGGCCAACTTTTTTGTTGACTCCTACTCTTTTGGCGACCGAACCCGTGTATTTTTAAAAGTACAAGACGGTTGTGATTACAATTGTTCATTTTGTACGATTCCACTTGCGCGTGGGAACAGCAGAAGTGATAGTATTGCAAATGCGGTTAAAAACGCAAACGATATTGCCAAACAAGATGTGAAGGAGATTGTATTAACAGGCGTAAATCTTGGCGATTTTGGGAATAATGCATCAAAAGAAGGTAACCGCAAACAGGAAACATTTTTAGATTTGGTTCAAGAATTGGACAAAGTAGAAGGAATTGAACGTTTCAGAATCTCCTCCATTGAGCCCAACTTATTAAAAGACGAAACCATCGAATTTGTTTCAAAGTCTAAACGCTTTGTTCCTCATTTCCATATTCCATTGCAATCGGGAAGCAATAAAATGCTCAAAGCGATGCGTAGAAGATACTTGCGGGAACTGTATAATGATCGCGTAACAAAGATAAAAGCATTGATGCCACACTGCTGCATAGGTGTGGATGTAATTGTGGGTTTTCCGGGCGAAACCGATGAAGACTTTTTAGATACCTACAATTTCTTAAACGAATTGCCGATTTCTTATCTGCATGTATTTACGTATTCTGAACGAGACAATACGGATGCAATTCACTTACCCAACGTTGTTCCGGTTGCTATCCGCAAAAAACGAAACAAAATGTTGCGCATTTTATCTGCAAAAAAACTTCGCTATTTTTATGAGCAACATTTAGGTCAAACACGCACTGTTTTATTTGAATCCGATAATAAAGATGGCTTTATGCATGGTTTTACCGACAACTATGTAAAAGTAAAAATACCCTACAATACTGACTTCATCAATCAACTCAAAAAAGTTGAATTAAAAGAATTGGATGCAGACGGTTCTGTTTTAGTGACTATGTCGGAATTAACATTCGCCTAA
- a CDS encoding DUF1905 domain-containing protein has translation MAKKKAAEITYKSKIYKLEYLVGMHYFEVPPDIIDQLGGKFKMRLLCTINGKLTFQGGLVALGNGSGYISINMSRLKKLGLKFKDEVTVSLKKDDSEYGMTLSDELKELLEQDEEGMRRFKMLTPGKQRYIIHYVNTVKNSQLRIDRAILLITNLKKTKEGKESFRAMLGLE, from the coding sequence ATGGCTAAGAAAAAAGCTGCTGAAATAACTTATAAAAGCAAAATCTACAAGCTCGAATACCTTGTAGGCATGCATTACTTTGAAGTACCTCCTGATATTATCGACCAACTTGGTGGTAAATTCAAAATGCGATTATTGTGCACAATCAATGGTAAACTTACTTTTCAAGGTGGGTTGGTTGCTTTAGGAAATGGAAGCGGTTATATCAGCATTAATATGTCGCGCTTGAAAAAATTAGGCTTGAAGTTCAAAGATGAAGTAACCGTTTCTTTAAAAAAAGACGATAGCGAATATGGCATGACATTATCCGATGAGCTGAAAGAACTTTTAGAACAAGATGAAGAAGGCATGAGACGATTTAAAATGCTTACTCCCGGGAAGCAACGTTACATTATCCATTATGTCAACACCGTTAAAAACTCCCAACTGCGCATCGACAGAGCCATTCTGCTTATCACCAACCTCAAAAAAACGAAAGAAGGCAAGGAATCCTTCAGAGCTATGCTCGGATTGGAGTGA
- a CDS encoding inositol monophosphatase translates to MPPNLQTLCQEVCALSKEVGIFIKSERNKFSSDKIEIKGKNDLVSYVDKTSEKLIVEKLSQLLPESGFIAEEGTSSKKGEQYNWVIDPLDGTTNFIHGIPCYAISIALMRNNELVMGVVYEINFDECFYAWEGSKAYLNGNEIHVSATSKLADSLLATGFPYYDYNRMDEYMEVFKHFMKNTHGLRRLGSAATDLAYVACGRFEGFYEYSLQPWDVAAGAFIVQQAGGKVTDFKGEENYIFGREIVAGNAACFDEF, encoded by the coding sequence ATGCCTCCTAACTTACAAACACTCTGCCAAGAAGTATGCGCTTTATCAAAAGAAGTGGGCATTTTTATCAAATCGGAGCGCAATAAGTTCTCTTCCGATAAAATTGAAATCAAAGGAAAAAACGACCTTGTTTCCTACGTAGATAAAACTTCTGAAAAGCTGATTGTAGAAAAACTATCTCAATTATTGCCTGAATCGGGATTTATTGCTGAAGAAGGCACTTCTTCTAAAAAAGGTGAACAGTACAATTGGGTGATCGACCCGTTGGATGGGACAACTAACTTTATCCATGGCATTCCTTGTTATGCGATCAGCATTGCATTAATGCGAAATAATGAGTTGGTGATGGGCGTTGTTTACGAAATCAACTTTGACGAATGTTTTTATGCCTGGGAAGGCAGCAAAGCGTATCTCAATGGCAACGAAATTCACGTTTCTGCTACTTCAAAACTGGCTGATTCGCTGCTCGCCACAGGCTTTCCCTATTACGATTACAACCGCATGGACGAATACATGGAGGTATTTAAACATTTTATGAAAAACACCCATGGACTGCGCAGATTAGGTTCTGCTGCTACCGATTTAGCCTACGTAGCTTGTGGTCGATTTGAAGGATTTTATGAATACAGCTTACAACCATGGGATGTTGCCGCTGGTGCATTTATTGTGCAACAAGCCGGTGGAAAAGTAACCGATTTTAAAGGCGAAGAAAATTATATCTTTGGAAGAGAAATTGTAGCCGGAAATGCGGCTTGTTTTGATGAATTTTAG
- a CDS encoding sodium:solute symporter: MSSSLILICVLAYSLLLFYVTWWTSKGANNESYYVGNRSSKWYLVAYGMIGASLSGVTFISVPGAVGTSQFGYLQVVLGYLVGYVVIAYVLLPLYYRLNLTSIYSYLKGRFGNSSYKTGAFFFIFSRVVGAAFRMYIVVNVLQEFVFDDMGVPFFVTVAVFMLLILLYTYQGGVKTIVYTDTLQTTFMIVSVVLSIVFIMQDLNLSVSDMVHRISESEYSKTFFDDWQAKSFFPKQFFGGMSIAIAMTGLDQEMMQKNISCKTLGDAQKNVLTFSGILLIVNILFLVLGALLYIYAHQESVPLMMNEKGKIISDNVFPTIALHHFGTVSGIFFILGLISAAYPSADGALTALTSVFCLDFLGLKEDTSKTEEEKTKIRHRVHIAFASILFVVIIIFKLINDDAVITELFTWAGYTYGPLLGLYAFGLFTKLQVKDKWVPFICILSPVICYTLNTFSKELFNGYKFGFEMIILNGLITFIGLWLIKKR, from the coding sequence ATGTCATCATCACTCATCTTAATTTGTGTATTAGCCTATTCACTATTACTGTTTTATGTTACTTGGTGGACATCCAAAGGAGCAAACAACGAAAGTTATTATGTTGGTAATCGTTCCTCAAAATGGTATTTGGTTGCCTATGGAATGATTGGTGCCTCCCTTTCAGGAGTGACGTTTATCTCCGTTCCGGGCGCTGTTGGAACGTCTCAATTCGGCTATTTGCAAGTAGTATTGGGCTATCTGGTTGGTTATGTTGTGATTGCCTATGTATTGTTACCTTTATATTACCGGTTGAATTTAACCTCCATTTACAGCTATTTAAAAGGTCGGTTTGGCAATTCCTCTTATAAAACTGGAGCCTTCTTTTTTATTTTCTCAAGAGTGGTAGGTGCAGCTTTTCGAATGTACATCGTTGTGAACGTATTGCAAGAATTTGTATTTGACGACATGGGCGTGCCCTTTTTTGTTACTGTTGCCGTATTTATGCTGTTGATTTTGTTATACACCTATCAAGGTGGTGTGAAAACAATTGTTTATACGGATACGTTGCAAACGACATTCATGATTGTATCGGTTGTATTATCGATTGTTTTCATCATGCAGGATTTGAATCTAAGTGTTTCGGATATGGTTCATCGCATTTCTGAAAGTGAATATTCAAAAACGTTTTTTGACGATTGGCAAGCAAAATCGTTTTTTCCGAAACAATTTTTTGGTGGAATGTCCATCGCCATTGCCATGACAGGATTAGATCAGGAGATGATGCAAAAAAATATCAGCTGTAAAACCTTGGGAGATGCACAGAAAAACGTTTTAACCTTTAGCGGAATTTTATTAATTGTAAATATTTTGTTTTTGGTTTTAGGTGCTTTGTTGTACATCTATGCTCATCAGGAAAGTGTCCCATTGATGATGAATGAGAAAGGGAAGATTATTTCGGATAATGTTTTTCCAACAATTGCGCTACATCATTTCGGAACGGTAAGCGGCATTTTCTTTATTCTGGGTTTAATCTCTGCTGCTTATCCAAGTGCAGATGGTGCATTAACCGCTTTAACGAGTGTTTTTTGTTTGGATTTTTTAGGCTTAAAAGAAGATACATCCAAAACCGAAGAAGAAAAAACAAAAATTCGTCACCGCGTTCACATCGCTTTTGCCAGTATTTTGTTTGTCGTGATTATTATCTTCAAGCTAATTAATGATGATGCAGTTATTACAGAATTATTCACCTGGGCAGGATATACGTATGGGCCATTGCTCGGATTATACGCATTTGGATTATTTACAAAGTTGCAAGTGAAAGATAAGTGGGTTCCTTTCATCTGTATCCTTTCGCCTGTAATTTGTTACACCTTAAATACGTTTTCAAAAGAATTATTCAACGGTTATAAATTCGGATTTGAAATGATTATCCTGAATGGATTAATCACTTTTATCGGATTGTGGCTGATAAAGAAGAGATAA
- the asnB gene encoding asparagine synthase (glutamine-hydrolyzing) translates to MCGITGIVAFNEKGKTYLNKVSAATYSLLKRGPDGEGLYFDKNVALGHRRLSIIDTSNAAAQPFTDESKRYTIVFNGEIFNYKQLRLQLESKGIKFKSNSDTEVLLQLYISDKEKCLEQLDGEFAFAIYDSSSEKLFLARDRFGIKPLYYYKDENRFVFGSELKALMAFEIPKVIDKTSLQLYFHLNYIPSPYSIFEHVKKLKAGTFLDLDSTGKIEEKKYYSIPYTSELKNIPSYESAQKTFKHLLESSVQQRMIADVPLGTFLSGGIDSSIITAIAAQNTQHLNSFSIGFKDEPLFDETSFAILLAKKYKTNHTVFELSNADLFANLQELLDYTDEPFADSSALAVNILSMHTKKHVTVALSGDGADELFAGYNKHAAELKARKGGLKATLVKSSHSLLKQLPKSRNSKTGNKIRQLEKFAEGMKMSPQERYWQWAKWSGYTADQLFSKKYNQAISDTDYEKRKSSILNSISADYNSVLLTDMQLVLENDMLVKVDRMSMARSLEVRVPFLDHHLVNFAFSLPVDYKIDGTTRKKIVRDTFKDLLPPELLLRRKQGFEVPLLKWFKTDLKSMITNELLEDKFIEEQGIFNGEEIKRLKMQLFSNNPNDAVEKVWALIVFQYWWKKI, encoded by the coding sequence ATGTGTGGAATAACGGGAATAGTAGCATTCAATGAGAAAGGGAAAACCTACTTGAACAAAGTAAGTGCGGCCACCTACTCATTGTTGAAGCGTGGACCAGATGGAGAAGGATTGTACTTCGATAAAAATGTGGCATTGGGTCACAGACGACTATCAATTATTGACACCTCCAATGCTGCGGCACAACCCTTTACGGATGAATCAAAAAGATATACCATCGTTTTTAACGGAGAGATATTCAATTACAAACAACTGCGTTTGCAGCTTGAGAGCAAAGGAATAAAATTCAAATCCAACAGTGATACAGAAGTATTGTTACAACTCTATATCTCCGACAAAGAAAAATGTTTGGAGCAATTGGATGGAGAATTTGCCTTTGCAATTTATGATTCAAGTTCGGAGAAACTCTTTTTAGCGCGCGACCGATTTGGAATAAAACCGTTGTACTATTACAAAGATGAAAATCGATTTGTTTTCGGGTCAGAACTCAAAGCGTTAATGGCGTTTGAAATACCAAAAGTAATTGACAAAACATCCTTACAACTCTACTTTCATCTAAACTATATTCCAAGCCCCTATTCCATTTTTGAGCATGTAAAAAAACTGAAAGCCGGCACATTTTTAGATTTAGATTCGACAGGAAAAATTGAAGAAAAAAAATATTATTCCATTCCATACACAAGTGAATTGAAGAATATTCCTTCCTACGAATCTGCTCAAAAAACATTTAAACATTTGTTAGAATCATCTGTTCAACAACGCATGATTGCAGATGTGCCTTTGGGAACATTTTTGAGTGGTGGAATTGATTCATCTATTATTACAGCTATTGCAGCACAAAACACACAACATTTAAATTCATTTTCGATTGGTTTTAAAGATGAACCACTTTTTGATGAAACTTCGTTTGCAATTTTACTTGCTAAAAAGTACAAAACCAATCATACTGTTTTTGAATTAAGCAATGCCGATTTGTTTGCAAACCTTCAAGAATTACTGGATTACACAGATGAACCATTTGCTGATTCTTCAGCGTTAGCCGTGAACATTTTGAGCATGCATACCAAAAAGCATGTTACCGTAGCGCTTTCTGGAGATGGAGCAGATGAGCTTTTTGCAGGGTACAACAAACATGCGGCCGAACTCAAAGCGCGGAAAGGCGGATTAAAAGCTACGCTTGTAAAATCATCCCATTCACTTTTAAAACAACTTCCAAAATCGCGGAACAGCAAAACAGGAAACAAAATTCGACAACTTGAAAAATTTGCTGAAGGAATGAAAATGAGTCCGCAGGAACGCTACTGGCAATGGGCCAAATGGTCAGGCTATACAGCAGATCAACTATTTTCAAAAAAATATAATCAAGCGATTTCAGATACGGATTACGAAAAAAGAAAATCATCTATCCTGAATTCTATTTCTGCTGATTACAATTCGGTATTACTCACCGACATGCAATTGGTTTTAGAAAATGACATGCTTGTAAAAGTGGATCGCATGAGCATGGCCAGAAGCTTGGAGGTTCGCGTTCCCTTTTTAGACCATCATTTGGTTAATTTTGCTTTTTCTCTTCCGGTTGACTATAAAATTGATGGTACAACACGTAAAAAAATTGTGAGAGACACGTTTAAGGACCTACTTCCTCCTGAACTATTGTTGCGAAGGAAACAAGGCTTTGAAGTACCTCTTTTAAAATGGTTTAAAACGGATTTAAAATCAATGATTACAAATGAATTATTAGAAGATAAATTCATTGAAGAACAAGGAATATTTAATGGCGAAGAAATAAAAAGATTAAAAATGCAATTATTCTCAAACAATCCGAATGATGCTGTAGAAAAAGTATGGGCATTGATTGTATTTCAATATTGGTGGAAAAAAATATGA
- a CDS encoding glycosyltransferase, protein MTKVLRIINRFNLGGPTYNVAYLSKYMSNEFETLLVGGAKDDTEESSDFIVNNLGLKPIIVEEMLREIDLKNDYTAYKKIKKIIEEFKPDIVHTHASKAGTLGRLAASSSGVPIIIHTFHGHVFHSYFGKLKTLFYKTIERYLAKKSTVIIAISEIQKQELVEVHKICRADKVKVIPLGFDLSKFQERLTEKRDTFRKQYNLDEDEIAISIIGRLVPIKNHSLFLEAVEIVSEQTSKKLRAFIIGDGEERKGIEAKATELGISFVDGTTSNKKALLTFTSWIKEIDIALAGSDIITLTSFNEGTPVSLIEAQASNKPIVTTNVGGIENVVIPNETAFLCENNNLPQFSEALLKLIENESIRANMSQKGWVHVKEKFHYTRLVSDMETLYKSLTKKS, encoded by the coding sequence ATGACAAAAGTATTACGCATTATCAACCGGTTTAATCTAGGTGGCCCTACCTACAATGTGGCGTATCTAAGTAAATACATGTCGAATGAATTTGAAACACTTTTAGTAGGTGGTGCAAAAGACGACACAGAAGAAAGCTCCGATTTTATTGTCAACAACTTAGGACTCAAACCAATTATTGTTGAGGAGATGTTGCGCGAAATTGACCTCAAAAATGATTACACCGCCTACAAAAAAATAAAAAAAATTATTGAAGAGTTCAAACCCGATATTGTTCATACGCATGCTTCTAAAGCAGGAACACTAGGCCGACTGGCAGCTTCTTCCAGCGGTGTGCCTATTATCATTCATACATTTCATGGACATGTATTTCATTCCTATTTTGGAAAATTAAAAACATTGTTTTATAAAACTATTGAACGTTATCTTGCAAAAAAATCAACCGTTATCATTGCAATTAGCGAGATACAAAAACAAGAATTGGTAGAGGTTCATAAAATTTGCAGAGCCGATAAAGTGAAAGTTATTCCTTTAGGATTTGATCTTTCAAAATTTCAAGAGCGCTTGACTGAAAAGAGAGATACGTTTCGCAAACAATACAATCTGGATGAAGATGAAATTGCCATATCAATTATCGGTCGACTTGTTCCGATAAAAAATCATTCACTTTTTTTAGAAGCAGTAGAAATTGTTTCAGAACAAACATCTAAAAAATTACGTGCATTTATTATTGGTGATGGAGAAGAACGTAAAGGAATTGAAGCAAAAGCAACTGAGCTTGGAATTTCATTTGTAGACGGAACCACCTCCAACAAAAAGGCACTATTAACCTTCACCTCTTGGATTAAGGAAATTGACATAGCCCTTGCCGGGAGCGATATTATTACATTAACCTCCTTCAATGAAGGGACACCGGTAAGTTTGATAGAGGCTCAAGCATCAAATAAACCTATTGTTACCACAAATGTGGGTGGTATTGAAAATGTGGTGATTCCGAATGAAACTGCATTCTTATGTGAAAACAATAATTTGCCTCAATTTTCGGAAGCCTTATTAAAACTCATTGAAAATGAATCCATTCGAGCAAATATGTCGCAAAAAGGGTGGGTTCATGTCAAAGAAAAATTTCATTATACGCGCTTGGTAAGCGATATGGAGACTTTATATAAATCCTTAACAAAAAAAAGCTAA
- a CDS encoding polysaccharide biosynthesis/export family protein, with protein sequence MRKLLYLFGLSLFFTSCGWINPSIMLKTGKDYKYAQNPDSTKALDYKISANDILEFSMYSNDGFKLVDLTSLNSANMGYRFESNIQYLVESDGSAKLPVLGRIKLSGYTIREAETLLEEKYASFYVRPYVIMSVSNKRVIVFPGSAGDAKVIPLVNNNTTLIEALALAGGIADDGKARMVKLIRETPDKKHDVFLIDLSQIEGIKQGTMVLQANDIIYVEPRKKYASRFIQEAAPIVSILTSIFILITYTQRISN encoded by the coding sequence ATGCGTAAACTGCTCTATTTGTTTGGATTATCGTTATTTTTCACCAGTTGTGGATGGATAAATCCCAGCATCATGCTGAAAACCGGAAAAGATTACAAATACGCCCAAAATCCTGATTCAACAAAAGCTTTAGACTATAAAATATCTGCAAATGACATTTTGGAATTTAGCATGTATTCAAATGATGGTTTTAAATTGGTGGATTTAACCTCTTTAAATTCAGCCAATATGGGATATCGCTTTGAGTCTAATATTCAGTATTTGGTTGAATCGGATGGTAGTGCAAAATTGCCTGTTTTAGGAAGGATAAAACTAAGTGGTTATACCATTAGAGAGGCTGAAACATTGCTTGAGGAAAAATATGCTAGTTTTTATGTTCGTCCATATGTGATTATGTCCGTTTCAAATAAACGAGTAATTGTATTTCCGGGCAGTGCAGGAGATGCCAAGGTTATTCCATTAGTGAATAACAACACCACTTTGATTGAAGCGTTGGCGCTTGCTGGAGGTATTGCAGACGATGGAAAGGCCAGAATGGTTAAACTTATTCGTGAAACACCGGATAAAAAGCACGATGTTTTCTTAATTGATTTATCTCAGATTGAAGGGATTAAACAAGGGACGATGGTGCTCCAAGCCAACGACATTATTTATGTTGAACCTAGAAAAAAATATGCAAGCCGCTTCATCCAGGAAGCTGCACCAATCGTGAGCATCCTTACCAGCATATTCATTCTTATAACCTACACACAGCGAATTTCTAATTAG